In one Silene latifolia isolate original U9 population chromosome 10, ASM4854445v1, whole genome shotgun sequence genomic region, the following are encoded:
- the LOC141608836 gene encoding receptor-like protein EIX2 — MTSYVPLLDFSRGVVSEVMQGIERSYTSSLPYLVDIDLSCNNLVGNIPDDMTKISGLMGLNLSYNQLSGTIPENIGGLKSLISLDLSKNKLRGSIPTNIGEIYTLSHRNRSYNNFSGQIPTGNQLQALSDQASVYAGNPYLCAEFLPKKCKSKVDKQDKGTSNEGNVDNEKMLKKMGSDLVVMSGFATGFWGVVGCLVLNRRWRHAFFRRLEDGYNWLYVRVAVRLRAAKAKINRR, encoded by the coding sequence ATGACTTCATATGTTCCATTGTTGGATTTCTCCCGTGGTGTCGTTAGTGAGGTAATGCAAGGAATAGAGCGTTCATATACGAGCTCTCTGCCATATTTGGTGGATATAGACCTCTCCTGTAATAACTTGGTGGGTAACATTCCTGATGACATGACAAAGATCTCCGGCTTGATGGGTCTTAACTTGTCGTATAATCAGTTATCTGGAACGATACCTGAGAATATTGGGGGCTTGAAATCATTGATCTCACTGGACTTATCAAAGAATAAACTCAGGGGAAGTATCCCTACAAACATAGGTGAAATATACACCTTGAGCCACCGTAACCGGTCCTACAACAATTTCTCAGGCCAAATCCCGACTGGAAATCAACTACAAGCCCTCTCTGACCAAGCCTCAGTATATGCCGGAAATCCTTATCTTTGTGCAGAATTTCTGCCTAAGAAATGCAAAAGCAAAGTTGACAAACAAGATAAGGGTACAAGCAATGAAGGCAATGTCGATAATGAAAAGATGCTCAAGAAAATGGGGTCCGACTTGGTTGTGATGTCGGGATTTGCTACTGGTTTTTGGGGTGTTGTTGGATGCTTGGTGTTGAATAGGAGGTGGAGGCATGCATTTTTCCGTCGTCTTGAGGACGGTTATAACTGGTTGTATGTGAGAGTTGCTGTGAGGCTGCGAGCAGCCAAGGCTAAGATTAACAGGAGATAA
- the LOC141608837 gene encoding receptor-like protein EIX2, whose protein sequence is MGNVVLTSLLILTFIFFNTRWCSCKGNSPNSSIVKCKPSERAALLNFKHNLTYFDKDVSSSWKGDECCEWSRVLCDDTTGHILELYLNGHDSNHLLKMEKLESTVYLLELRQLESLDLSYNDFSYSSIPTLMGSMKKLRYLNLESSSIGGLVPYELGNLTNLLVLELYQNNLSGAIPASLGKLSNLKSLDISDNNLSGEILTVIRKLHKLQFLDIRANPLKGTILAESYFSNLSSLKELYMANTMLTLNLSSDWIPPFQLQTFLASNINGQLPPWLQTQKNLKYLYLSNANISGIMPIWFHTMQRLDQVDLSNNNLSGSPIFPIHFSVIYLSNNSLSGEFLLNGSKTGVYREAYYLDLSDNLFSGPILEGLTHIMPNLTDLFLSNNQINGQIPNSFCQLTSLSSLDINNNSLSGDIPNCFANFTSLTFLRLSYNKLIGHIPCFNNHDSYRFGSDLEFYLHLNDNMLSGEVPSCLNDLPNLKVLDIGGNQLSGKMVKWFSAEKFRELQIFRLRGNKFSGTIPKQICSLPHLQIMDFAHNHFMGYIPRCLSNLTSMTSPNASQDTYTYDVSEVIQGIEYAYTSTLRYLVDIDLSSNNLVGSIPVDITKISGLLSLNLSYNHLSGTIPVNIGGLKSVVSLDLSNNKLGGSIPTSMGELYRLSHLNLSYNNLSGPIPTGNQLQTLSDQASIYAGNPYLCGDFLPKKCKSKVGEQDKGRSNKGKGDNKEKLEKMGFGLVVMSGFATGFWGVVGSLVVNRRWRHAVFRRVEDGYNWLYVVVGVRVAKVRRINRR, encoded by the coding sequence ATGGGAAACGTAGTATTAACATCCCTTCTAATTCTCACATTTATATTTTTCAATACAAGATGGTGTAGCTGCAAGGGGAATTCACCTAACAGCTCAATCGTAAAGTGTAAACCTTCTGAAAGAGCGGCCTTGCTCAACTTCAAGCACAACCTCACCTATTTCGACAAAGATGTTTCATCTTCGTGGAAAGGTGATGAATGCTGCGAATGGAGTAGGGTGCTTTGTGATGACACAACCGGCCATATTCTAGAGCTTTATCTTAATGGACACGACTCTAATCACTTACTTAAAATGGAGAAGCTTGAATCCACGGTGTATTTGCTTGAGCTGAGACAATTGGAGAGCTTGGACCTGAGCTACAATGATTTCAGTTATAGCTCAATTCCGACATTGATGGGTTCGATGAAGAAACTCAGGTATCTCAATCTCGAATCTTCTTCTATTGGTGGGTTAGTTCCGTATGAATTAGGGAACCTCACTAACCTACTAGTCCTTGAACTTTATCAAAACAACTTATCGGGCGCAATTCCGGCATCTCTAGGAAAGCTATCTAATTTAAAGAGCCTAGATATTTCCGATAATAACTTGAGTGGAGAAATACTAACAGTAATAAGAAAACTTCACAAGCTGCAATTTTTAGATATTAGAGCCAATCCGTTGAAAGGTACAATCTTGGCGGAATCCTACTTTAGTAACCTCTCAAGCTTGAAAGAACTATACATGGCTAACACCATGCTTACACTCAATCTGTCTTCTGATTGGATTCCTCCTTTCCAACTTCAAACATTCTTAGCCAGTAACATCAACGGACAACTTCCTCCATGGCTTCAAACTCAAAAGAACCTAAAATATCTCTATTTGTCTAATGCAAATATCTCAGGGATCATGCCAATATGGTTTCATACAATGCAACGACTTGATCAGGTGGATCTTTCTAACAACAACCTTAGCGGGTCTCCTATTTTCCCCATTCACTTTTCTGTAATCTACCTCTCTAATAACTCTCTGTCAGGAGAATTTTTATTAAATGGCAGTAAAACAGGAGTATATCGTGAAGCTTACTATTTAGATCTCTCAGATAATTTATTCTCTGGGCCAATTTTAGAAGGATTAACTCATATAATGCCTAACTTGACAGATCTGTTCCTTTCCAATAATCAAATTAATGGTCAAATCCCCAATTCTTTTTGCCAACTTACCTCGTTAAGTTCTCTagatattaataataatagtttaTCGGGCGACATTCCAAATTGTTTTGCCAATTTTACAAGTCTAACATTTTTACGTCTCTCGTACAATAAGCTCATAGGACATATTCCCTGCTTTAATAATCATGATTCCTACCGGTTTGGTTCAGACTTGGAATTTTATTTGCATTTGAATGACAACATGTTGAGCGGAGAGGTCCCTTCTTGCTTGAATGATCTCCCAAATCTGAAAGTTTTAGACATTGGTGGAAATCAACTCTCAGGCAAAATGGTCAAGTGGTTTAGTGCCGAAAAATTTAGAGAACTGCAAATATTTAGGCTTAGAGGAAACAAATTTAGTGGCACTATTCCTAAGCAGATATGCTCTTTGCCGCATCTACAAATCATGGACTTTGCACATAACCATTTTATGGGATATATTCCTCGCTGTTTAAGTAACCTTACATCCATGACTTCACCTAATGCATCGCAAGATACCTATACATATGATGTTAGTGAGGTGATTCAAGGAATAGAGTACGCATATACGAGCACACTACGATATTTGGTGGATATAGACCTCTCCTCCAATAACTTGGTGGGTAGTATTCCCGTTGACATAACAAAGATCTCCGGCTTGTTGAGTCTCAACTTGTCGTATAATCATTTGTCTGGAACCATTCCCGTGAATATTGGGGGTTTGAAGTCAGTGGTCTCACTAGACTTATCAAACAATAAACTCGGGGGAAGTATCCCAACAAGCATGGGTGAACTATATAGGTTGAGTCATCTTAACTTGTCCTATAACAATTTATCAGGCCCAATTCCGACTGGCAATCAGCTCCAAACCCTGTCTGACCAAGCGTCAATATATGCCGGAAATCCTTATCTTTGTGGTGATTTTCTGCCTAAGAAGTGTAAAAGCAAAGTGGGTGAGCAAGATAAGGGTAGGAGCAATAAAGGCAAAGGCGATAATAAGGAGAAGCTCGAGAAAATGGGGTTTGGTTTGGTAGTGATGTCGGGATTTGCTACTGGTTTCTGGGGTGTTGTTGGGAGTTTGGTGGTGAACAGGAGGTGGAGGCATGCAGTTTTCCGGCGCGTGGAAGATGGTTATAACTGGTTGTATGTGGTAGTTGGAGTGAGGGTGGCCAAAGTTAGGAGGATCAACAGAAGATGA